One window of Marmota flaviventris isolate mMarFla1 chromosome 5, mMarFla1.hap1, whole genome shotgun sequence genomic DNA carries:
- the Nadk2 gene encoding NAD kinase 2, mitochondrial isoform X1, translating to MTCYRGFLLGSCCRVAGGRAALRGSGAGGPAARPRLGGDGDRRHLGHGQPRELAGCGSRPEGGFRPSRVVVVAKTTRYEFEQQRYRYAELSEEDLKQLLALKGSSYSGLLERHHIHTKNVEHIIDSLRKEGIEVRLVKRREYDEETVRWADAVIAAGGDGTMLLAASRVLDRLKPVIGVNTDPERSEGHLCLPVRYTHSFPEALQKFYRGEFRWLWRQRIRLYLEGTGINPIPVDLHEQQLSLNQHSRAFNIERVDDERSETSGPQLLPVRALNEVFIGESLSSRMSYSWAVAVDNLRRSIPTLKGLASYYEISVDDGPWEKQKSSGLNLCTGTGSKAWSFNINRVATQAVEDVLNIAKRQGNLNLPLNRELVEKVTNEYNESLLYSPEEPKILFSIREPIANRVFSSSRQRCFSSKVCVRSRCWDACMVVDGGTSFEFNDGAIASMMINKEDELRTVLLEQ from the exons ATGACTTGCTACCGGGGCTTCCTGCTGGGCAGCTGTTGTCGCGTGGCGGGCGGCCGGGCGGCGCTGCGTGGGTCAGGCGCGGGAGGCCCTGCCGCGCGGCCCCGGCTTGGCGGTGACGGCGACCGGAGGCACCTAGGGCACGGGCAGCCGCGCGAGCTGGCGGGCTGTGGCAGCCGTCCGGAAGGCGGCTTCCGCCCCTCgcgggtggtggtggtggccaaAACCACCCGGTACGAGTTCGAGCAGCAGCGGTACCGCTACGCGGAGCTCTCGGAAGAGGACCTGAAGCAGCTG CTTGCATTGAAAGGCTCTAGCTACAGTGGACTACTTGAACGACATCATATTCACACCAAAAATGTAGAACATATTATAGATAGTTTACG GAAAGAAGGAATTGAGGTTCGTCTGGTAAAGAGGAGAGAATATGATGAAGAGACTGTTCGGTGGGCAGATGCAGTCATAGCTGCAGGAG GTGATGGCACAATGCTTCTGGCAGCAAGTAGAGTCTTGGATAGACTGAAACCAGTTATAGGGGTAAACACTGATCCAGAACG GTCAGAGGGTCACTTATGTCTGCCTGTTCGATATACACATTCCTTCCCAGAAGCCTTACAGAAGTTCTATCGTGGTGAGTTCAG GTGGTTATGGAGGCAGCGTATCAGGTTATACCTTGAAGGGACTGGCATAAACCCCATTCCTGTGGATCTTCATGAACAGCAACTAAGTCTGAATCAGCATAGCAGAGCCTTCAACATTGAAAGAGTTGATGATGAAA GGTCGGAGACTTCAGGACCCCAACTTTTGCCAGTGAGAGCTCTAAATGAAGTCTTTATTGGGGAGAGTCTATCATCCAG AATGTCTTATTCTTGGGCTGTAGCAGTGGACAATTTAAGAAGAAGTATACCCACTCTAAAGGGACT GGCATCCTACTACGAAATTTCAGTTGATGATGGCCCGTGGGAAAAACAGAAGAGCTCAGGGCTCAATTTGTGTACTGGAACGGGATCCAAGGCCTG GTCATTCAATATTAACAGGGTTGCAACTCAGGCTGTGGAAGATGTTTTAAATATTG cAAAACGACAAGGAAATTTGAATCTTCCATTAAACAGAGAATTGGTAGAGAAAG tAACAAATGAATATAATGAATCACTGCTGTACAGTCCAGAAGAACCAAAAATACTTTTCAGTATTCGAGAACCAATAGCAAACAGAGTTTTCTCAAGCAGTCGTCAGCGTTGTTTCTCCTCAAA